A region of Brevundimonas sp. NIBR10 DNA encodes the following proteins:
- a CDS encoding sigma-54 dependent transcriptional regulator produces MRLLVVGRLSGQLAAAVKMAMAHGAKVQHVERTDQATEQLRRGQGADLLMVDYNLDIAGLIAANDAERIHVPVVACGVDNDPVKAAAAIRAGAKEFIPLPPEADLIAAVLSAVADDERPLISADPSMQAVVKLADQVARSEASILITGESGVGKEVMARYLHVNSKRAERPFISVNCAAIPDNLLESELFGHEKGAFTGAVARRIGKFEEADGGTLLLDEISEMDARLQAKLLRAIQERIIDRVGGTKPVPVNIRIIATSNRDLAKAVAEGTFREDLLYRLNVVNLRLPALRERPGDVAVLADHFVKKYAAANGVPVRPLSVDARRALAAHRWPGNVRELENAMHRAVLLAVGPEIDAEAIRLPDGQPLMGAVAGADAGQGGLAARAAQTADAVSRAYVGQTVAQMEKTLILDTLTHCLGNRTHAANILGISIRTLRNKLNEYADEGTSIIAPQTGIATGGYSSSAA; encoded by the coding sequence ATGCGGCTTCTGGTGGTGGGTCGGCTGAGCGGACAGCTCGCGGCGGCGGTGAAGATGGCCATGGCGCACGGCGCCAAGGTCCAGCACGTCGAACGCACCGATCAGGCGACGGAACAACTGCGCCGCGGGCAGGGGGCCGACCTGCTGATGGTCGACTACAACCTGGACATCGCCGGGCTGATCGCCGCCAACGACGCCGAGCGGATCCATGTGCCTGTGGTCGCCTGTGGCGTCGACAACGATCCGGTCAAGGCCGCCGCCGCCATCCGCGCCGGGGCCAAGGAGTTCATCCCGCTTCCGCCCGAAGCCGATCTGATCGCCGCCGTCCTGTCGGCCGTCGCCGACGACGAGCGCCCGCTGATCTCGGCCGATCCGTCGATGCAGGCCGTGGTCAAGCTGGCCGACCAGGTCGCCCGCTCCGAAGCCTCGATCCTTATCACCGGCGAAAGCGGTGTCGGTAAGGAAGTCATGGCGCGCTATCTGCACGTCAACTCCAAGCGCGCCGAACGCCCCTTCATCAGCGTCAACTGCGCCGCCATCCCCGACAACCTGCTGGAATCCGAACTGTTCGGGCACGAGAAGGGCGCCTTCACCGGCGCCGTGGCCCGCCGCATCGGCAAGTTCGAGGAGGCCGACGGCGGCACCCTGCTGCTGGACGAAATCAGCGAAATGGACGCCCGGCTCCAGGCCAAGCTGCTGCGCGCTATCCAGGAGCGGATCATCGACCGGGTCGGCGGCACCAAGCCCGTGCCCGTCAACATCCGCATCATTGCCACCTCCAACCGCGACCTGGCCAAGGCCGTGGCCGAGGGCACGTTCCGCGAAGACCTTCTGTATCGCCTGAACGTCGTCAACCTGCGCCTGCCCGCCCTGCGCGAGCGGCCCGGCGACGTGGCGGTCCTGGCCGATCATTTCGTCAAGAAATACGCCGCCGCCAATGGCGTGCCGGTGCGCCCATTGTCCGTGGATGCCCGTCGTGCGCTGGCCGCCCACCGCTGGCCCGGCAACGTCCGTGAGCTGGAAAACGCCATGCACCGCGCCGTCCTGCTGGCCGTCGGTCCCGAGATCGACGCCGAGGCCATCCGCCTGCCCGACGGCCAACCCTTGATGGGTGCGGTCGCGGGTGCCGACGCAGGGCAGGGGGGGCTCGCCGCCCGCGCCGCCCAGACCGCCGATGCCGTGTCGCGCGCCTATGTCGGCCAGACCGTCGCCCAGATGGAAAAGACCCTGATCCTCGACACCCTGACCCACTGCCTGGGCAACCGCACTCACGCCGCCAACATCCTGGGCATCTCGATCCGGACGCTCCGCAACAAGCTCAACGAATACGCCGACGAGGGCACCTCGATCATCGCCCCCCAGACGGGCATCGCTACCGGCGGCTATTCGTCCAGCGCGGCCTGA
- the bla gene encoding class A beta-lactamase: protein MMGADRRSVLTGLGALGLMGCAPAPDLASSAESVREVSEPFDLSALERRGGGRLGFVALDQGSGKGLAWRGDERFVYCSTFKMYLAAATLIRVQAGDEQLDRLIPITRADMISHAPVTEPAVGSTLTVEQLMKGTVEVSDNPAANLLLKALGGIDAMRAFYRRDLADDSTTVDRFEPEMNRLDGDKDTITPVQSAANIRQLFLDNGTPLSDASKDKLLGWMFASPTGTARIKAGVPADWRVAHKTGTGGFGPTNDIGILYPPTGAPVIVAAYYHATSTSSAAANDAVIAQATRLALSRLGRT, encoded by the coding sequence ATGATGGGTGCGGATCGCAGGAGCGTCCTGACCGGCCTCGGGGCGCTGGGCCTGATGGGTTGTGCGCCTGCGCCAGACCTGGCGTCGTCGGCAGAGTCGGTTCGGGAGGTCAGCGAGCCGTTCGACCTGTCGGCGCTCGAGCGTCGCGGCGGCGGCCGTTTGGGTTTCGTCGCTCTGGATCAGGGAAGCGGTAAGGGTCTGGCCTGGCGCGGCGACGAACGGTTCGTCTACTGCTCGACCTTCAAGATGTACCTCGCCGCCGCGACCCTGATACGCGTGCAGGCGGGCGATGAACAGCTCGACCGGCTGATCCCGATCACCCGCGCCGACATGATCAGCCACGCCCCGGTCACCGAGCCGGCCGTCGGCTCGACCCTGACCGTCGAACAGTTGATGAAGGGCACGGTCGAGGTCTCCGACAACCCCGCCGCCAACCTGCTGCTCAAGGCGCTCGGTGGCATCGATGCCATGCGGGCCTTCTACCGGCGCGACCTCGCCGACGACAGCACCACCGTCGATCGCTTCGAGCCCGAAATGAATCGTCTCGACGGCGACAAGGACACGATCACTCCGGTCCAGTCGGCGGCCAACATCCGCCAGCTGTTCCTCGACAACGGCACTCCCCTGTCCGACGCCTCGAAGGACAAGCTGCTCGGCTGGATGTTCGCATCCCCCACCGGCACCGCCCGGATCAAGGCGGGGGTGCCCGCCGACTGGCGCGTGGCGCACAAGACCGGCACGGGCGGCTTTGGCCCGACGAACGACATCGGCATCCTGTATCCCCCGACCGGCGCGCCTGTGATCGTCGCCGCCTACTATCACGCGACCTCGACCTCCTCGGCCGCCGCCAATGACGCCGTGATCGCACAGGCGACGCGACTGGCCCTCAGCCGACTGGGCCGCACGTGA
- the flhA gene encoding flagellar biosynthesis protein FlhA encodes MMKDGMARPTGGDIRGWLMRGEVGMAVGVIGVILLLILPVPKFLLDLLLAISLVSSVLILMTALMMKRPLDFAIFPTVLLISTLFRLGLNLASTRLVLTHGHEGHDAAGQVINAFGALMMGGSFIIGIIIFAIILVVNFVVITKGSTRIAEVSARFTLDSMPGKQMAIDADLSSGLITEDQAKLRRKELEQESTFFGAMDGASKFVRGDAMAGLIIVFINAIGGMLIGVIQHGLPFGEAANTYVQLTIGDGLVTQVPAIIISIAAGFLVSKAGVEGSADKALVSQLATNPVSLGMVAAASALLAVIPGMPIIPFVGLAIGAGFLAWRLGRAKLRPQPTEAELAATASAGKPKDDVEEPIGTALTIDEVKIELGYSLLSLINDLEGRRLTDQIRALRRALAQEYGFVIPSVRILDNMRLPTQGYAIRIKEMEAGAGEVRLGSLLAMDPMGRQVELPGEHTKEPAFGLPATWIDDGLREEATFRGYTIVDPSTVLTTHLTEILKDNMADLLSYAEVQKLIRELGEDEKKLVDELVPSVVTVTTLQRVLQALLREKVSIRDLGAILEGLAEAAPHSTSVTTLVEHVRSRLARQLCWQHKGDDGALPIVTLSPEWEQAFADALVGTGEDKQLAMAPSRLQDFIRATRDVFERAAMAGESAVLLTGPQIRPYVRSIIERFRGQTVVMSQNEIHPRARLKTIGSV; translated from the coding sequence ATGATGAAGGACGGCATGGCCCGTCCGACGGGCGGCGACATCCGTGGCTGGCTGATGCGCGGCGAGGTCGGGATGGCGGTCGGCGTGATCGGCGTCATCCTGCTGCTGATCCTGCCGGTCCCGAAATTCCTGCTGGACCTGCTGCTGGCCATCTCGCTGGTCTCCAGCGTGCTGATCCTGATGACGGCGCTGATGATGAAGCGGCCGCTGGACTTCGCCATCTTTCCGACGGTGCTGCTGATCTCGACCCTGTTCCGGCTGGGCCTCAACCTGGCCTCGACGCGCCTGGTCCTGACCCACGGGCACGAGGGCCACGACGCCGCCGGTCAGGTCATCAACGCCTTCGGGGCCCTGATGATGGGCGGCAGCTTCATCATCGGCATCATCATCTTCGCCATCATCCTGGTGGTGAATTTCGTCGTCATCACCAAGGGCTCGACCCGGATCGCCGAGGTCAGCGCCCGCTTCACCCTGGACTCCATGCCGGGCAAGCAGATGGCCATCGACGCCGACCTGTCCAGCGGCCTCATCACCGAGGACCAGGCCAAGCTCCGCCGCAAGGAGCTGGAGCAGGAATCCACCTTCTTCGGGGCCATGGACGGTGCGTCCAAATTCGTGCGCGGCGACGCCATGGCCGGCCTGATCATCGTCTTCATCAACGCCATCGGCGGCATGCTGATCGGGGTGATCCAGCACGGCCTGCCCTTCGGCGAGGCGGCCAACACCTATGTCCAGCTGACCATCGGCGACGGTCTGGTGACCCAGGTTCCGGCCATCATCATCTCCATCGCCGCCGGCTTCCTGGTGTCGAAGGCGGGCGTTGAGGGCTCGGCGGACAAGGCCCTCGTCTCGCAACTGGCGACGAACCCCGTCAGCCTGGGCATGGTCGCCGCCGCCTCGGCCCTGCTGGCCGTCATCCCCGGCATGCCGATCATCCCGTTCGTCGGCCTGGCGATCGGGGCCGGCTTCCTGGCCTGGCGCCTCGGCCGCGCCAAGCTCAGACCCCAGCCGACCGAGGCCGAACTGGCCGCCACCGCCTCGGCCGGCAAGCCAAAGGACGACGTCGAGGAACCGATCGGCACGGCCCTGACCATCGACGAGGTCAAGATCGAGCTCGGCTATTCCCTGCTCAGCCTGATCAACGACCTGGAGGGCCGCCGCCTGACCGACCAGATCCGCGCCCTGCGCCGCGCCCTGGCCCAGGAATACGGCTTCGTCATCCCCTCGGTCCGCATCCTCGACAACATGCGCCTGCCGACGCAAGGCTATGCCATCCGCATCAAGGAGATGGAGGCCGGGGCCGGAGAGGTCCGCCTCGGTTCGCTGCTGGCCATGGACCCCATGGGCCGTCAGGTCGAGCTGCCCGGCGAACACACCAAGGAGCCCGCCTTCGGCCTGCCCGCCACCTGGATCGACGATGGCCTGAGGGAAGAGGCGACCTTCCGGGGCTATACGATCGTCGATCCCTCGACCGTCCTGACCACCCACCTGACCGAGATCCTCAAGGACAATATGGCCGACCTGCTGTCCTATGCAGAGGTGCAGAAGCTGATCCGGGAACTGGGCGAGGACGAAAAGAAGCTGGTCGACGAACTGGTCCCCTCGGTCGTCACTGTCACCACCCTGCAACGGGTGCTTCAGGCCCTGCTGCGCGAAAAGGTCTCGATCCGCGATCTGGGTGCCATCCTGGAGGGCCTGGCCGAGGCCGCGCCCCATTCCACCTCGGTCACCACCCTGGTCGAACACGTCCGCAGCCGCCTGGCGCGTCAGCTGTGCTGGCAGCACAAGGGCGACGACGGTGCCCTGCCCATCGTCACCCTGTCGCCCGAGTGGGAACAGGCCTTCGCCGACGCCCTGGTCGGCACGGGCGAGGACAAGCAGCTGGCCATGGCCCCCTCACGCCTTCAGGACTTCATCCGCGCCACGCGCGACGTGTTCGAACGCGCCGCCATGGCCGGCGAAAGCGCCGTCCTCCTCACCGGCCCCCAGATCCGCCCCTACGTCCGCTCCATCATCGAACGGTTCAGGGGACAGACGGTGGTCATGAGCCAGAACGAGATCCACCCGAGGGCCCGGCTGAAGACGATCGGGTCGGTGTAG
- the dcm gene encoding DNA (cytosine-5-)-methyltransferase encodes MVKQAGQATADRAVRLGFIDGPATPSVTQPRFKLVRGDLDAAGADFTFIDLFAGIGGLRRGFESIGGKCVFTSEWDKYSQKTYAANFPNDDHEISGDITSVDVSDIPEHDVLLAGFPCQPFSIAGVSKKNSLGRAHGFEDKTQGTLFYDVARIIKHHRPAAFLLENVRNLIGHDKGKTFQTIKDVLEKDLGYTIDYRVIDGQSWTPQHRERIFIVGFREDQAFRFADLKLPDARPKLREILHPGDGSEAPDQKFTVGNSGRVADKYTLTDHLWNYLQRYKEKHQAAGNGFGFGLVGPDDIARTLSARYYKDGSEILIEQEGKAPRRLTPRECARLMGFDDPQGNDFIIPVSDTQAYRQFGNSVVVPAVKAVAEHMKPHLFKALAAQRKVALA; translated from the coding sequence ATGGTGAAGCAAGCAGGTCAGGCGACGGCTGACCGGGCTGTGCGCCTTGGGTTTATCGATGGGCCGGCGACGCCGTCGGTCACTCAACCGAGGTTCAAGCTGGTCCGTGGCGATCTTGATGCCGCTGGGGCCGATTTCACTTTCATCGACCTGTTCGCAGGCATCGGGGGACTTCGGCGAGGCTTCGAGTCCATCGGCGGAAAATGTGTCTTCACGTCAGAATGGGACAAATATAGTCAAAAAACCTACGCTGCGAACTTTCCCAACGACGATCACGAAATAAGCGGTGACATCACTAGTGTCGATGTCAGCGACATTCCAGAACACGACGTTCTGTTGGCTGGTTTTCCATGTCAGCCATTTTCCATTGCTGGTGTTTCAAAGAAGAACTCGCTTGGGCGCGCCCATGGATTTGAGGACAAGACACAAGGCACACTGTTTTACGATGTAGCGCGGATCATCAAACATCACCGTCCGGCGGCTTTTCTGTTGGAAAATGTCAGGAACCTGATTGGGCACGATAAGGGGAAGACTTTTCAAACGATCAAGGACGTCCTCGAGAAGGACCTTGGTTATACGATCGACTATCGAGTCATCGACGGGCAGTCATGGACGCCCCAGCATCGCGAACGTATTTTTATCGTTGGATTTCGCGAAGATCAGGCCTTCCGCTTCGCTGACCTGAAGTTGCCTGACGCAAGGCCGAAGTTGCGCGAAATCCTGCATCCCGGTGATGGATCAGAAGCGCCCGACCAAAAATTCACTGTAGGGAATTCTGGCCGCGTGGCGGACAAATACACGCTGACCGATCACCTCTGGAATTATCTCCAACGGTACAAGGAAAAGCATCAGGCGGCGGGGAACGGCTTTGGGTTCGGTTTGGTGGGACCGGACGACATCGCGCGCACCCTGTCAGCTCGCTACTATAAGGACGGCTCTGAAATTCTGATCGAGCAGGAAGGCAAGGCGCCGCGCCGTCTCACACCCCGGGAGTGCGCACGGCTGATGGGTTTCGATGATCCTCAGGGGAATGACTTCATAATTCCAGTTTCGGACACCCAGGCCTATCGCCAGTTTGGCAATTCAGTCGTCGTGCCGGCCGTCAAGGCTGTCGCCGAACACATGAAGCCGCATCTGTTCAAGGCGCTTGCCGCGCAGCGCAAGGTGGCGCTTGCCTGA
- a CDS encoding very short patch repair endonuclease — protein sequence MPDIVDTATRSRMMSGIRGKNTKPEMLLRQGLHKRGLRYRLHEKTLPGKPDLVFARMQAVLFAHGCFWHGHNCHLFRMPSTRPEFWAAKIERNREVDQRSTAALLDGGWRVGVVWECALKGRTRLPLDAVLDECQAWLAGSDAYFAVGGMPQAAS from the coding sequence TTGCCTGACATCGTCGATACGGCAACGCGAAGCAGGATGATGTCCGGCATCCGGGGCAAGAACACGAAACCCGAAATGCTGCTGCGGCAAGGCCTGCACAAGCGCGGGCTTCGTTACCGGCTTCACGAAAAGACCCTGCCCGGCAAACCCGACTTAGTGTTTGCGCGAATGCAAGCTGTCCTCTTCGCCCATGGTTGTTTCTGGCACGGTCATAACTGTCACCTTTTCCGAATGCCCTCGACTCGACCGGAATTCTGGGCAGCCAAGATCGAGCGAAACCGCGAAGTTGATCAGCGCTCGACTGCAGCGTTGCTGGATGGAGGCTGGCGCGTCGGCGTGGTCTGGGAATGCGCTTTGAAAGGTCGGACCCGGTTGCCGTTAGACGCCGTATTAGACGAGTGCCAAGCATGGCTTGCAGGAAGTGATGCATATTTTGCGGTCGGCGGTATGCCGCAGGCGGCATCGTGA
- a CDS encoding MvaI/BcnI family restriction endonuclease: MINSLSHLLEIMAHHGAYRIYAKKLSPNDNSKNQVYLGSGFGALNIIPHGEIYLDTSARAGSKQDRPKAAVRFSWIEDTGRHVAPDANLILYPDYPEVRMSGFLRGCSSAPTDLMTSRDKGRVLFFGITREGEVLGFVSDHTSPISNQINAAVWPTLGIFLELPLSLKGETDPKAILLGHLRRIHSLRWIASQKLTRTGAKMSYAARNGGGYSLEAELGVQPNGYAEPDFMGWEVKQYGVKDFVGFTPKSAVTLFTPEPSGGFYKTGTAEKFVERFGYSDKSGKPDRINFGGIYSAGKDAHADTGLCMTIKGFDAHAGKITDMDGGLALITKDGEEAATWSFSGLIAHWNRKHAQAAYVPSIFRTPPPEYAYGPQVLLCEQTDFILFLKAFSAGKVYYDPALKLETTSSGRKTLHRRSQFRIQHSNLTQMYHRNEIVSLVQ, encoded by the coding sequence TTGATCAACTCACTCTCGCATCTACTTGAGATTATGGCGCATCATGGCGCGTACCGCATATATGCGAAGAAGCTTTCCCCGAACGACAACTCCAAGAACCAAGTGTATCTGGGCAGTGGGTTTGGGGCACTGAACATAATTCCTCACGGCGAAATCTATCTCGACACAAGTGCTCGAGCAGGAAGCAAGCAAGATAGACCAAAAGCGGCGGTCAGATTTTCTTGGATTGAAGATACGGGCAGGCATGTAGCGCCGGATGCGAACCTGATTCTCTATCCAGACTACCCGGAAGTCCGAATGTCGGGTTTCCTGCGTGGTTGCAGTTCCGCGCCTACCGACTTGATGACATCACGCGATAAGGGGCGTGTCCTGTTTTTTGGGATCACACGTGAGGGTGAGGTTCTTGGATTTGTCTCGGATCATACTAGCCCGATCTCAAATCAGATCAACGCTGCTGTATGGCCGACGTTGGGCATTTTCCTTGAGCTACCGCTCAGCCTCAAAGGCGAGACTGATCCAAAGGCGATCTTGCTCGGACATCTACGACGGATCCATTCTTTGCGGTGGATTGCGTCTCAGAAACTTACGCGAACGGGGGCCAAAATGTCGTACGCCGCCCGCAACGGAGGAGGGTACAGCCTCGAAGCCGAACTTGGTGTGCAGCCCAACGGGTATGCCGAACCCGATTTCATGGGCTGGGAAGTAAAGCAGTATGGGGTGAAAGATTTTGTTGGCTTCACGCCAAAATCTGCGGTCACTCTTTTTACGCCCGAGCCAAGCGGAGGCTTCTACAAGACAGGAACAGCGGAAAAGTTCGTCGAGCGTTTCGGCTACAGCGATAAAAGCGGAAAGCCAGACAGAATCAACTTCGGCGGCATTTATTCCGCCGGGAAAGACGCGCACGCCGACACAGGGCTTTGTATGACTATCAAAGGGTTCGATGCTCATGCCGGAAAGATCACCGACATGGACGGTGGCTTGGCATTGATCACAAAGGATGGTGAAGAGGCTGCAACTTGGTCGTTTTCCGGCCTCATAGCACATTGGAACAGAAAGCATGCGCAGGCTGCCTATGTGCCGTCAATCTTCCGCACGCCACCGCCTGAGTACGCTTACGGACCACAAGTACTTTTGTGCGAACAGACCGACTTCATACTATTTCTGAAGGCGTTTTCTGCGGGTAAGGTCTACTACGACCCTGCATTGAAACTCGAAACGACCTCTTCGGGTAGAAAAACACTACACCGACGCAGTCAATTTCGGATTCAGCACTCCAACCTCACGCAAATGTATCATCGCAATGAGATCGTCAGCCTAGTCCAGTAA
- a CDS encoding cobalamin biosynthesis protein CbiG, translating to MARLFDAYVIADWTAAEGKKLGENSVWIGVAKRDVRFRLYTETHNVATRAEGEALLTSILADHRKRGDRVLVGFDFSLGYPVGTAERLGLKDTPIWSAMWKFVASNIVDKADNTNNRYQVAAKMNRLMTDQAWPFWGAPAKQAQRWLTTTKPPAGSGADIPEYRATERTIKGGRLQPKSNWQMHGAGAVGGQTLVGIPMVRRLLESLGPAGAVWPFGTGWRALEAADVEPLNVLVAEVWPSMWPTTPTEGEFKDQTQVRTTAMAFAEMDDKGDLARAFAPPKTATPELVDQVEQEEGWILGV from the coding sequence ATGGCCCGCCTTTTCGACGCCTATGTGATCGCCGACTGGACCGCCGCCGAAGGCAAGAAGCTGGGCGAGAACTCGGTGTGGATCGGCGTGGCCAAGCGCGACGTACGGTTTCGCCTCTATACCGAGACCCACAATGTCGCCACCCGGGCCGAGGGCGAGGCGTTGCTGACTTCCATCCTGGCCGACCACAGGAAGCGCGGGGATCGGGTGCTGGTCGGGTTCGACTTCTCGCTGGGCTATCCGGTGGGGACGGCCGAGCGGCTGGGCCTGAAGGACACGCCGATCTGGTCGGCGATGTGGAAATTCGTGGCGTCCAACATCGTGGACAAGGCCGACAACACCAACAACCGCTATCAGGTCGCGGCCAAGATGAACCGGCTGATGACCGACCAGGCCTGGCCCTTCTGGGGGGCGCCGGCCAAACAGGCGCAACGCTGGCTGACCACGACCAAGCCACCCGCAGGATCGGGCGCAGACATCCCCGAGTACCGGGCCACCGAACGGACCATCAAGGGCGGCCGGCTTCAGCCCAAGTCCAACTGGCAGATGCACGGAGCGGGTGCCGTCGGCGGCCAGACCCTGGTCGGCATCCCCATGGTGCGCCGCCTGCTGGAGAGCCTGGGGCCCGCCGGGGCCGTCTGGCCCTTCGGCACCGGCTGGCGCGCGCTGGAGGCCGCCGACGTCGAGCCGCTGAACGTGCTGGTCGCCGAGGTCTGGCCCTCGATGTGGCCCACCACCCCGACCGAGGGCGAGTTCAAGGACCAGACCCAGGTGCGCACGACGGCCATGGCCTTCGCCGAGATGGACGACAAGGGCGACCTGGCCAGGGCGTTTGCCCCGCCGAAGACCGCGACGCCGGAGCTGGTGGACCAGGTCGAGCAGGAAGAGGGCTGGATCCTGGGGGTCTGA
- the xth gene encoding exodeoxyribonuclease III → MRIATWNVNSVNARLATVLAWLEAANPDVVCMQEIKTVDEKFPREDFERLGYNIETHGQKSYNGVAILSKHPMSDLRRGLPGPEGAGPDGTDDDQARYIEAVIEAPVPVRVGAIYLPNGNPVATGKFPYKLAWMERLRAHAVDLLAHEEPLVLCGDYNVIPTPADAKNPQNWVGDALFMPESQAAFRAMKHLGLSEAGELGEQPPGTFTFWDYQAGAWQRDNGIRIDFHLLSPQAADRFRGVETHRDARDMDKPSDHVPVVIDLNLDA, encoded by the coding sequence ATGCGTATCGCGACCTGGAATGTGAACTCCGTCAACGCCCGGCTGGCGACCGTTCTGGCCTGGCTGGAGGCGGCGAATCCCGACGTCGTCTGCATGCAGGAGATCAAGACGGTCGACGAGAAGTTCCCGCGCGAGGACTTCGAGCGGCTGGGCTACAATATCGAGACCCATGGCCAGAAGTCGTACAACGGCGTGGCCATCCTGTCGAAACACCCGATGTCGGACTTGCGGCGCGGCCTGCCCGGGCCTGAGGGCGCAGGGCCCGACGGCACGGACGACGATCAGGCCCGCTATATTGAGGCGGTAATCGAGGCCCCGGTACCGGTGCGGGTGGGGGCCATCTATCTGCCCAACGGCAATCCGGTCGCCACGGGCAAGTTTCCCTACAAGCTGGCATGGATGGAGCGGCTGCGGGCCCATGCCGTCGACCTGCTGGCCCATGAGGAGCCGCTGGTGCTGTGCGGGGACTACAACGTCATCCCGACGCCGGCCGATGCCAAGAACCCCCAGAACTGGGTCGGCGACGCGCTGTTCATGCCCGAGAGCCAGGCGGCGTTCCGGGCGATGAAGCACCTGGGCCTGTCCGAGGCCGGGGAACTGGGCGAACAGCCGCCGGGGACCTTCACCTTCTGGGACTATCAGGCCGGGGCCTGGCAGAGGGACAACGGCATCCGCATCGACTTCCACCTGCTGTCGCCCCAGGCCGCCGACCGGTTCCGGGGCGTGGAGACCCACCGCGACGCCCGCGACATGGACAAGCCGTCCGACCATGTGCCGGTGGTCATCGACCTGAATCTGGACGCCTGA
- a CDS encoding enoyl-CoA hydratase, with protein MSDPIRTDLADGVLTVTLARPEKKNSITQAMYSVLAEATNRARTDDAVRVILFRSEGDSFSAGNDIMDFIAISQAGGGGQMIDAPVFQFLRAMAELDKPAVAAVRGRAVGIGLTLLLNCDLVVVAEDALLSVPFVNLALAPEAASSMLLPMAIGHQRAFEMFALGEAIDGKTALAWGIANRCVPSSEVDAVAAGLAAKVAQRAPNSIKKTKRLMRDAEALWALMQREGEAFGSQMSSPEAMEAFMAFTQKRAPDFSKAG; from the coding sequence ATGAGCGACCCCATCCGTACAGACCTGGCCGACGGCGTCCTGACCGTCACCCTGGCCCGGCCCGAGAAGAAGAACTCGATCACCCAGGCCATGTATTCGGTCCTGGCCGAGGCGACGAACCGCGCCCGGACCGACGACGCCGTGCGCGTCATCCTGTTCCGGTCCGAGGGCGACAGCTTCTCTGCCGGCAACGACATCATGGACTTCATCGCCATCAGCCAGGCGGGCGGCGGCGGCCAGATGATCGATGCGCCGGTGTTCCAGTTCCTGCGCGCCATGGCCGAGTTGGACAAGCCGGCGGTGGCGGCGGTGCGAGGCCGCGCGGTCGGCATCGGCCTGACGCTTCTGCTAAACTGCGACCTCGTGGTCGTCGCCGAGGACGCCCTGCTGTCGGTGCCCTTCGTCAACCTGGCCCTGGCACCCGAGGCCGCGTCCTCGATGCTGCTGCCCATGGCGATCGGCCATCAGCGCGCCTTCGAAATGTTCGCGCTGGGCGAGGCGATTGACGGCAAGACCGCCCTGGCCTGGGGTATCGCCAACCGCTGCGTTCCCTCCAGCGAGGTCGACGCGGTCGCCGCTGGCCTCGCCGCCAAGGTGGCCCAGCGCGCGCCCAACTCGATCAAGAAGACCAAGCGCCTTATGCGCGACGCCGAGGCCCTGTGGGCCCTGATGCAGCGCGAGGGCGAAGCCTTCGGCTCCCAGATGTCCAGCCCCGAAGCCATGGAGGCCTTCATGGCCTTCACCCAGAAGCGGGCCCCCGATTTCAGTAAAGCTGGCTGA
- a CDS encoding N-acetyltransferase → MSAAANINTLALTPELPRDRAEADALIMAAFGPGRYAKTAERVRERAHMAAGFVARDGDRLVGSVRLWSIEIEGQPALFLGPITVAADDRKAGLGADLVAACIDYAKRCDVAGILLVGDLSYFTRFGFEPAPAVRLEGPADARRVLWLPVTAPAPTGIARPV, encoded by the coding sequence ATGTCCGCCGCCGCCAACATCAACACGCTCGCCCTCACGCCGGAGCTGCCTCGCGACCGCGCCGAGGCGGACGCCCTGATCATGGCCGCCTTCGGTCCCGGCCGTTACGCCAAGACCGCCGAGCGCGTGCGCGAGCGCGCCCACATGGCCGCCGGCTTCGTGGCCCGAGACGGGGATCGGCTGGTCGGGTCGGTCCGGCTCTGGTCGATCGAGATCGAGGGCCAGCCCGCGCTGTTCCTCGGGCCCATCACCGTCGCCGCCGACGACCGCAAGGCGGGTCTGGGCGCTGATCTGGTCGCCGCCTGCATCGACTATGCGAAACGCTGCGACGTCGCGGGCATCCTGCTGGTCGGCGACCTGTCCTATTTCACCCGCTTCGGCTTCGAGCCCGCGCCGGCCGTCCGCCTGGAAGGCCCCGCCGACGCGCGCCGTGTGCTGTGGTTGCCGGTGACGGCCCCGGCGCCGACGGGGATCGCCCGGCCGGTGTGA
- a CDS encoding HigA family addiction module antitoxin, giving the protein MAIKLHSSFAIHPGPWLRDEVVEPSGLSVTDLAQRLDVTRQALSGLLNGRAGLSAEMAIRFEKAFGLSADTLLRMQTAHDLSNARSHQDRIRVEPIAA; this is encoded by the coding sequence ATGGCCATCAAGCTTCATTCCAGTTTCGCCATCCATCCCGGCCCGTGGCTCAGGGATGAGGTGGTCGAACCCAGCGGGCTGAGCGTGACGGACCTGGCGCAGCGGCTGGACGTGACGCGGCAGGCCCTGAGCGGGCTGTTGAACGGTCGCGCGGGGCTGTCTGCCGAGATGGCCATTCGCTTCGAGAAGGCGTTCGGCCTGAGCGCGGACACCCTTCTGAGGATGCAGACGGCACATGATCTGTCGAACGCACGCAGTCACCAGGACCGGATCAGGGTTGAGCCAATCGCGGCCTGA